A genomic stretch from Algoriphagus halophilus includes:
- a CDS encoding phosphatase PAP2 family protein produces MIETIKKWDESLFIFLNSFHWDWMDPIMYQISQTVTWIPFYALLIYFIYKADPKTSWWVFGGIALSILIADQTTSGFMKPFFERLRPCHDERWEGIMHNYERCGGLYGFVSSHAANTFAVATFLNLKVGKNIKHLKWLFLWAAIISYTRIYLGVHYPVDVLIGAFIGFLAGLISWFFIVFIKREILKSLLK; encoded by the coding sequence ATGATTGAGACCATCAAAAAATGGGACGAGAGTCTCTTCATTTTTTTAAATTCTTTCCATTGGGATTGGATGGATCCTATCATGTACCAAATTTCTCAAACGGTAACATGGATCCCCTTTTATGCCCTTTTAATCTATTTTATCTACAAAGCTGACCCGAAAACCAGCTGGTGGGTGTTTGGCGGAATTGCATTATCCATTCTTATTGCAGACCAGACTACCTCTGGCTTCATGAAACCCTTCTTCGAACGCCTGAGACCTTGCCATGATGAGCGCTGGGAGGGTATCATGCACAATTATGAAAGATGTGGAGGGCTCTATGGTTTTGTTTCTTCACACGCCGCAAATACTTTTGCCGTCGCTACATTCCTGAATCTCAAAGTAGGTAAAAACATCAAGCATCTAAAATGGCTGTTTCTTTGGGCTGCGATTATTTCCTACACCCGGATTTATTTAGGTGTACACTACCCTGTTGATGTGTTGATTGGGGCATTCATAGGCTTTTTAGCTGGATTGATCAGTTGGTTTTTCATTGTATTTATCAAGAGAGAAATCCTCAAATCATTGCTCAAATAG
- the hemF gene encoding oxygen-dependent coproporphyrinogen oxidase: protein MARKSKEEISKIYQGIQDLICNQLEIGDGKGKFLEDKWERPEGGGGRTRIFQGGEIIEKGGVAFSAVHGPTPTKILEKLKLEKANFYATGVSIVLHPKNPMVPIIHMNIRYFEMDNGVHWFGGGIDLTPHYINLEDASYFHSEVKKVCDEFNQDAYPTYKKWADDYFFIKHRNETRGIGGIFYDHLRASSDQEFEDILNFSLNVGKLFPKVYTHLMKKNHQIPYGPNEVAWQKLRRGRYVEFNLVWDAGTKFGLDTNGRTESILMSMPPEASWEYMHQPEIGSEESFTLKHLNKGVDWINFSL from the coding sequence ATGGCTAGAAAAAGCAAGGAAGAGATTTCTAAAATATACCAAGGTATTCAAGACCTTATTTGTAACCAGCTTGAAATCGGGGATGGAAAAGGGAAATTCCTGGAAGATAAGTGGGAAAGACCTGAAGGCGGTGGTGGGAGAACACGGATTTTTCAGGGAGGGGAAATAATTGAAAAGGGAGGTGTTGCTTTTTCAGCAGTTCATGGACCAACCCCCACTAAAATCCTGGAAAAATTGAAGCTGGAGAAAGCAAATTTCTATGCCACAGGGGTATCGATCGTATTGCACCCAAAAAACCCCATGGTCCCTATCATTCATATGAATATCCGCTACTTTGAAATGGATAATGGGGTGCACTGGTTTGGAGGGGGGATAGACCTCACCCCTCACTATATCAATTTGGAAGATGCTTCTTACTTTCATTCGGAAGTAAAAAAAGTCTGTGATGAATTCAATCAAGATGCTTATCCAACTTATAAAAAATGGGCCGATGACTACTTTTTTATCAAACACCGGAATGAAACAAGGGGGATTGGTGGGATTTTTTATGACCATTTGAGAGCCAGTTCAGATCAGGAATTTGAGGATATTCTGAATTTCAGCCTCAACGTGGGAAAACTGTTTCCAAAGGTTTACACTCATTTGATGAAAAAAAACCATCAGATTCCATACGGCCCAAATGAAGTGGCTTGGCAGAAATTAAGACGGGGTAGATATGTGGAGTTCAATTTGGTCTGGGATGCAGGTACAAAATTTGGCCTGGACACCAACGGAAGAACCGAAAGTATCTTAATGAGTATGCCACCGGAAGCGAGTTGGGAATACATGCATCAACCAGAAATCGGTAGTGAAGAAAGCTTTACTTTAAAGCATCTAAATAAGGGAGTGGACTGGATAAACTTTTCTTTATGA
- a CDS encoding acyl-CoA-binding protein, whose protein sequence is MKLENLNQAIDLTKKFTQKPSNEELLKLYGLYKQATEGDNVGEKPGGFDFKAAAKYHSWLNLKGKSKSEAEKEYIALVEELSKSYL, encoded by the coding sequence ATGAAATTAGAAAATCTAAATCAAGCGATTGATTTAACGAAGAAATTTACGCAGAAGCCTTCTAATGAAGAGCTCCTCAAACTATACGGCCTATATAAGCAGGCCACCGAAGGGGATAACGTGGGGGAAAAACCAGGGGGATTCGACTTCAAGGCTGCTGCAAAATACCACAGTTGGTTAAACTTAAAAGGCAAGTCTAAGTCTGAGGCTGAAAAAGAATACATTGCATTGGTAGAAGAACTTTCTAAGTCTTATTTATAA
- the tamL gene encoding translocation and assembly module lipoprotein TamL encodes MKFIKYILFICVLLVQAGCSVTKNIPEGEYVIFQNDITGLDQVNQGDLYPLLIQEPNTRIPLTNISLGVNIYRFGKNFYDSAKVAGKLELKKEALDSIRRARGENPDNRKLIKKQDKLESRVESLEKKAEFGNLVMRTGNPATVLDSADTKVSTTEIRNYLYNRGYMDVSTNFKVETKKKKAFVTYEVEENEPYLIDSIYVRSDNEEILGLLNSSKPESHLKLHENYNQNNIVAERNRIEDLLKNNGFFMFSKSFIEYNVFQDTSKKSVVIEELIRKPTFAEKHEVYTIDSIYFRVNPPSNDFIDQKISRSYRDIDFSFYKDRYSEKIFSSRVFLDSGNVYNRSEVLESQRQLNNLDLFRFVNISFDTVGTSLTAKIQTQPNQKYQLTNQLGLSITEQLPGPFFSASLRNRNFFRAGEILEFNFRAGLEGVASATDQGVYQSREIGTSASVIFPRFLMPFSPRSLERYGRYNPNTRTLIGFNYTNRPEYTRSGLNGLISYTWATRSNRQQYTFNLLDINYIRTPQITQDFLDVLEELANQGNNLIWSFLPSIVSSISGQTIINFNRYGEFETNRSSLLKLFVESGGTSFNFFNAPSNNETTDFARFQWLKLQADFRKYLPIDKKQTFAYRLNFGIAQPYGVSNGILPYEKYFFAGGGTSIRAWQARRLGPGSYTPPLNENGYFDYRFEQPSEMIIESMLEYRRKLVGYFDMALFIDAGNAWNIGVEDSRPGGDFRINRFYKEIAVGTGIGLRMDFDFLIIRLDMATKAIDPARPEGERWILNKLSFKRPLGEKGQTVFNFGIGYPF; translated from the coding sequence TTGAAATTCATCAAATATATACTTTTTATCTGTGTCCTTTTAGTCCAGGCAGGCTGTTCTGTGACTAAAAACATCCCTGAGGGTGAATATGTGATCTTTCAAAACGACATCACCGGCCTTGACCAGGTAAATCAAGGAGATCTGTACCCCCTACTCATTCAGGAACCCAATACAAGAATCCCATTGACCAACATTTCTTTGGGAGTGAATATTTACAGGTTTGGAAAAAATTTTTATGACAGTGCGAAAGTTGCAGGAAAACTAGAGCTGAAGAAAGAAGCACTAGATTCCATTAGAAGGGCACGTGGAGAAAACCCTGACAACAGGAAACTGATTAAAAAGCAAGACAAGTTAGAATCAAGAGTGGAGAGCTTGGAGAAGAAAGCTGAATTTGGAAATCTGGTCATGCGAACCGGAAATCCTGCTACAGTTTTAGACAGTGCAGACACCAAGGTTTCTACCACCGAAATCAGAAATTACCTCTACAACAGGGGGTACATGGATGTTTCCACCAATTTCAAAGTGGAAACCAAAAAGAAAAAAGCATTTGTAACCTATGAGGTAGAAGAAAATGAACCTTACCTCATCGACTCTATCTATGTCAGGTCTGATAATGAAGAAATTTTAGGGTTATTGAATAGCTCAAAACCTGAAAGCCATCTAAAGCTTCATGAAAACTACAATCAAAACAACATCGTAGCGGAGAGAAACAGAATTGAAGACCTTCTGAAAAACAACGGGTTTTTCATGTTTTCGAAATCATTTATAGAATACAATGTATTTCAGGATACAAGCAAGAAATCGGTGGTCATTGAAGAATTGATCAGAAAACCCACGTTTGCGGAGAAACATGAGGTATACACCATCGATTCCATCTACTTCCGGGTAAACCCACCCAGCAATGATTTCATCGATCAAAAAATTTCAAGAAGCTATAGAGATATTGACTTTTCATTTTATAAGGATCGTTATTCAGAAAAAATATTCTCCTCAAGAGTATTCTTGGATAGTGGCAATGTGTATAACAGATCTGAGGTATTAGAATCCCAAAGACAATTAAACAACCTAGACTTATTTCGATTTGTAAACATTTCTTTTGATACTGTTGGGACTTCACTCACTGCCAAAATTCAAACACAACCCAACCAAAAATATCAACTGACGAATCAATTGGGACTTAGCATTACTGAACAGTTGCCTGGCCCATTTTTCTCTGCCTCTCTTAGGAATAGAAACTTTTTTAGGGCTGGGGAAATCTTGGAATTCAATTTTAGAGCTGGATTGGAAGGGGTAGCCTCCGCTACTGATCAAGGGGTTTATCAAAGCCGGGAAATAGGAACGTCAGCTTCTGTGATATTCCCAAGATTCTTAATGCCTTTCTCTCCAAGAAGTCTGGAAAGATACGGTAGATACAATCCCAACACCCGGACCCTGATCGGATTCAACTATACCAATAGACCGGAGTACACCCGCTCAGGTCTCAACGGGTTAATTTCTTACACCTGGGCCACCAGGTCCAATCGACAGCAATACACGTTCAACCTGCTGGACATCAATTACATACGAACACCACAAATCACCCAGGACTTCCTGGATGTATTAGAGGAATTAGCCAACCAGGGGAATAACTTAATCTGGTCATTTCTTCCTTCTATTGTGAGCAGTATTTCCGGTCAAACCATCATTAATTTCAACCGATATGGTGAATTTGAAACCAACCGCTCCTCCCTATTAAAACTATTCGTTGAAAGTGGTGGTACCTCATTTAACTTTTTTAATGCACCCTCCAATAACGAAACCACAGACTTTGCAAGGTTCCAATGGCTGAAACTACAGGCAGATTTTAGGAAATACCTACCAATAGATAAAAAGCAAACTTTTGCTTATCGCTTGAATTTTGGAATTGCCCAGCCCTATGGAGTTAGTAATGGGATTTTACCCTATGAAAAATACTTTTTTGCGGGAGGTGGTACCAGCATCAGGGCTTGGCAGGCAAGACGTCTTGGTCCCGGAAGCTATACTCCTCCATTGAATGAAAACGGATACTTTGATTATCGATTTGAGCAACCTTCTGAGATGATCATAGAATCCATGCTCGAGTACCGAAGAAAACTGGTGGGGTATTTTGACATGGCCTTATTTATAGATGCCGGAAATGCCTGGAATATCGGGGTGGAAGATTCAAGACCAGGTGGTGATTTCCGGATCAATCGGTTTTATAAGGAAATTGCCGTTGGAACAGGAATCGGACTCCGAATGGATTTTGACTTCCTGATTATCAGGCTTGATATGGCCACCAAAGCCATTGACCCAGCAAGGCCTGAAGGGGAACGATGGATTCTCAATAAATTAAGTTTTAAAAGACCCTTGGGGGAAAAAGGGCAAACAGTGTTTAACTTTGGCATTGGCTACCCTTTTTAA
- a CDS encoding outer membrane beta-barrel protein, whose amino-acid sequence MKNIFITTLLFIGISFVASAQNSLFSVNYVVTVPLGNTSDYIDNPSGRGINFEFQKFINPHVAVGLEAGHTTLYKREEDKVYTEGSASISGVQYRYQYTWPILATVNYYALRTGLFRPYAGLGIGTMASNRRLDMGIYTTSKTHWQFAIKPEVGALIQPNASMAFKFGAKYLMGTGGDNFDSQSNINFNIGFVIFN is encoded by the coding sequence ATGAAAAATATATTTATCACTACCCTATTATTTATAGGTATATCCTTTGTTGCTTCCGCCCAGAACTCTTTGTTTTCAGTCAACTATGTGGTAACTGTTCCATTGGGTAATACCTCAGATTATATTGATAATCCTTCAGGAAGAGGAATCAATTTTGAATTCCAAAAATTTATCAACCCTCATGTAGCTGTTGGCCTAGAAGCTGGACATACCACACTATATAAAAGAGAAGAAGATAAGGTATATACAGAAGGTTCAGCGTCTATTTCTGGAGTCCAATATCGCTATCAATATACTTGGCCAATTTTAGCTACTGTTAATTACTATGCGCTTAGAACTGGCTTATTTAGACCCTATGCTGGTTTAGGCATCGGAACCATGGCAAGTAACAGAAGACTTGACATGGGGATTTACACTACCAGCAAAACCCATTGGCAATTTGCTATTAAACCTGAAGTAGGAGCATTAATCCAACCTAATGCAAGTATGGCTTTTAAATTCGGCGCTAAATATTTAATGGGAACCGGTGGCGATAATTTTGATAGTCAGTCAAATATCAACTTTAACATCGGCTTTGTAATTTTCAATTAA
- a CDS encoding RNA methyltransferase, translating to MLSKNTVKFIKTLHQKKYRNLEQKFFLEGEKSVLEVMDSDFKIELLLATDQFMESNEETMQSYRGELLNVTQKQLESVGQFQSNDSALAVVCMKPNHYFDQPQDELVIALDDVRDPGNLGTIIRIADWYGIKHLLFSEQTAEFYNPKVIQASMGSFTRVKFYYGDLAKVFAQWECPVYGAYLDGENIHQLDQVNPGILLMGNESKGISEELAPMVTNKLTIPGSGNAESLNVAIATAILCDNFSRLGV from the coding sequence ATGCTTAGCAAAAATACAGTTAAGTTTATAAAAACCTTACATCAAAAGAAATACCGAAACCTAGAACAAAAGTTCTTTTTAGAAGGAGAAAAATCAGTTTTAGAGGTCATGGATTCGGATTTTAAGATTGAATTGCTGCTTGCCACAGATCAATTCATGGAAAGTAATGAAGAAACCATGCAATCCTACCGGGGTGAGCTGTTGAATGTAACCCAAAAACAATTGGAAAGTGTTGGGCAATTCCAAAGTAACGACAGTGCATTGGCGGTAGTTTGTATGAAACCCAATCACTATTTTGATCAACCCCAGGATGAGTTGGTGATAGCGCTCGATGATGTGAGAGATCCTGGGAATTTGGGAACCATTATCAGGATTGCTGATTGGTATGGGATCAAGCATTTACTTTTCTCCGAGCAAACTGCGGAATTTTATAATCCGAAAGTCATTCAAGCAAGTATGGGCTCCTTCACAAGAGTGAAGTTTTATTATGGGGATTTGGCAAAGGTTTTTGCTCAGTGGGAATGTCCTGTATATGGAGCTTATTTAGATGGAGAGAATATTCATCAGTTAGACCAGGTGAATCCTGGTATACTTTTAATGGGGAATGAGTCCAAAGGGATTTCAGAGGAGCTTGCTCCCATGGTCACCAATAAATTGACCATCCCCGGGTCTGGAAATGCCGAGTCATTGAATGTAGCAATTGCCACTGCAATACTGTGTGACAATTTTAGTAGGTTGGGTGTCTAA
- a CDS encoding bile acid:sodium symporter family protein, whose product MIRKLLGTLNKVGINGFLLGIFAAIFLGYLFPVFGSSESTVPWKPIINVGIGFVFFFYGVKLNPQQLKSGLKNWKLHVLIQLTTFLLFPLLVLLIFNLLPFINQDFRLGISYLSVLPSTVSASIVMVSIAKGNIPGAIFNASISSLLGVIITPAWMEVLGSSSNFEIDFAATLGELSVKVLLPVILGILCHNWLFPKIQSHIAKVKYLDQTVIMIIVFTSFAESFAQQVFSPYTYSTLAEVSVTMLGLFFLVMGVVELLSRVLRFSREDKITALFCGSKKSLVQGVVIGKVIFPDPAILGLVLLPVMLYHIQQLIAGSIIASSMGKRD is encoded by the coding sequence ATGATTCGGAAATTACTAGGTACCTTAAATAAGGTCGGAATTAATGGGTTTTTATTAGGAATATTTGCAGCCATATTTTTGGGCTATTTATTCCCGGTGTTCGGTTCCTCAGAATCCACGGTTCCTTGGAAACCCATCATCAATGTGGGGATTGGATTTGTATTTTTCTTTTATGGGGTCAAATTAAATCCCCAACAATTGAAATCAGGGTTAAAAAACTGGAAGTTACATGTACTGATACAATTGACTACCTTCCTGCTATTTCCCCTTTTAGTGTTGTTGATTTTTAATCTTCTACCTTTTATCAATCAGGATTTTAGACTGGGGATCTCCTATCTTTCTGTGTTGCCTTCCACGGTAAGTGCTTCCATCGTGATGGTTTCCATTGCAAAAGGGAATATCCCAGGAGCAATTTTCAATGCAAGTATTTCCAGTTTGTTGGGAGTGATTATCACACCTGCATGGATGGAAGTCTTGGGGAGCTCTTCCAATTTTGAGATTGACTTTGCGGCCACCTTAGGAGAGTTGTCGGTGAAAGTACTGTTGCCCGTGATTTTAGGGATATTGTGCCATAATTGGTTATTCCCGAAAATCCAAAGTCATATAGCGAAGGTGAAATACCTGGATCAGACAGTCATTATGATCATAGTTTTCACCTCTTTTGCGGAGTCTTTTGCCCAACAGGTGTTTTCACCTTATACCTATTCAACACTCGCTGAGGTAAGTGTGACCATGTTGGGATTATTCTTTTTGGTGATGGGAGTGGTAGAACTCCTAAGCAGGGTTTTGAGGTTTTCCAGGGAGGATAAAATTACCGCTCTTTTTTGCGGATCTAAAAAATCATTGGTTCAGGGTGTAGTGATTGGGAAGGTGATTTTTCCGGATCCTGCAATTTTAGGATTGGTATTACTTCCAGTCATGCTTTATCATATTCAGCAATTGATTGCAGGGTCAATTATTGCATCTAGTATGGGTAAAAGGGATTAA
- a CDS encoding OprO/OprP family phosphate-selective porin, with protein sequence MDFFRDSPFPNTFKHLLGLSLILLSFGTVAQEKDSIQQEPVLKEKPIRHTSKGFVFTTADEKFELQIASRLQFRFAVPDDQDPITFNDFNNQDVKLFKINRARLKIGGHAYQPWLKYYFEYELGQSILLDFRFMVEKFPWLKFKAGQWKVEFTRERFISSGSQQLVDRSLLNRFFTVDRQQGLSIYGNLDGGGAANFNYWLGAFTGTGRGSRFNDDSKLMYFGRFQWNLLGREVPFSGGDVSISEKPAALIAIAGITNTSPYTRFSSSGGGNLAGFEGTNDGQYTIKQYNIETAFIYKGFSWASEFHRKNIVDNFEDSGSTTLGGVYITAGYFPNQVVDFWPKPLEVAMRYAVISPDLSISQNKQRELALAFNWFFVGHLNKLTTEITKFTFEDKELPQSDELRFRLQYDISF encoded by the coding sequence ATGGATTTCTTTAGGGACTCACCTTTTCCAAATACCTTCAAACACCTGCTCGGACTATCTCTAATCCTACTAAGCTTTGGTACCGTCGCACAGGAAAAAGATTCAATCCAACAGGAACCCGTTTTAAAAGAAAAACCCATTAGACACACATCCAAAGGTTTTGTTTTTACTACGGCAGATGAAAAATTTGAATTACAAATCGCCAGTAGACTCCAGTTTAGATTTGCTGTTCCTGATGATCAAGACCCTATCACTTTTAATGATTTTAATAATCAGGATGTAAAACTGTTCAAAATCAATAGAGCACGTTTAAAAATAGGCGGTCATGCATACCAACCATGGTTAAAATATTACTTTGAGTATGAACTAGGCCAAAGTATCTTATTGGATTTTCGGTTTATGGTTGAAAAATTCCCTTGGTTAAAATTTAAAGCCGGCCAATGGAAAGTTGAATTCACCCGAGAGCGTTTCATAAGCAGTGGTAGCCAACAACTGGTAGATAGATCGTTGTTAAATAGATTCTTTACCGTGGATAGGCAACAAGGGTTATCTATCTATGGAAATTTAGATGGCGGAGGAGCTGCAAACTTTAATTATTGGCTTGGAGCTTTTACAGGAACAGGAAGAGGATCGAGATTTAATGATGATTCCAAATTGATGTATTTTGGGAGATTCCAATGGAATTTATTGGGAAGAGAAGTCCCATTTTCAGGTGGTGATGTATCTATTTCGGAGAAACCAGCTGCTTTGATTGCAATTGCAGGAATCACCAACACCAGCCCCTATACCAGGTTCTCTAGTTCGGGAGGAGGAAATTTGGCAGGATTTGAAGGCACAAACGATGGCCAATACACCATCAAGCAGTATAATATTGAAACCGCTTTTATTTACAAAGGGTTTTCTTGGGCCAGTGAATTCCATAGAAAAAACATTGTAGATAATTTTGAAGACAGTGGGAGCACTACCTTAGGAGGCGTGTACATCACTGCCGGGTATTTCCCGAATCAAGTGGTTGATTTTTGGCCAAAACCGTTGGAAGTGGCCATGAGATATGCAGTGATTAGTCCAGACTTGTCTATTTCACAAAATAAACAAAGGGAATTGGCTCTTGCATTTAATTGGTTTTTTGTGGGACATTTGAATAAACTTACCACAGAAATCACGAAATTCACTTTTGAGGATAAAGAACTTCCTCAAAGTGATGAATTAAGATTTAGGTTGCAATACGATATATCCTTCTAA
- a CDS encoding outer membrane beta-barrel protein, with product MKNTFLFLALFIISGCAMAQELRVNTYGGYIFKDKVDSYYSSSSYFNGQIQDGFRWGAGLEYHIPNRGAIEIQYLRQDTSAPTTYLDTGFQGGPRFTDFDMAINWIMLNGTRYFPVSEVVEPFAGVGIGMGIFNVSNPDTRNSSSATKFSYNIRGGANFWLSTNVAFRAQASLFSATQAIGGGLYFGTGGLGAGLSSYSSLFQFGFEGGLVFRIPGS from the coding sequence GTGAAAAACACCTTTCTATTTCTGGCTCTATTTATCATTTCAGGATGTGCCATGGCACAGGAATTAAGAGTAAATACCTATGGTGGGTATATATTCAAGGACAAAGTGGATTCTTACTATTCTAGTTCCTCCTATTTCAATGGACAAATCCAAGATGGTTTCCGATGGGGTGCAGGTCTGGAATACCACATCCCGAACCGGGGTGCCATAGAAATCCAATATTTGAGACAAGACACCAGTGCCCCTACTACCTACCTTGACACAGGTTTTCAAGGAGGACCGAGATTCACAGATTTTGACATGGCGATTAACTGGATCATGTTAAATGGAACAAGGTATTTCCCTGTATCTGAAGTGGTGGAACCTTTTGCCGGTGTGGGAATAGGAATGGGAATTTTCAATGTCAGCAACCCTGACACCCGAAATAGCAGCTCCGCTACAAAATTCTCCTATAACATTCGAGGTGGAGCCAACTTTTGGTTGTCCACGAATGTCGCTTTTAGGGCACAGGCAAGTTTATTCTCTGCCACACAAGCCATTGGAGGAGGGCTTTACTTTGGTACAGGAGGTTTAGGAGCAGGACTTTCTTCCTATAGTTCCTTATTCCAGTTCGGTTTTGAAGGAGGGCTGGTATTTAGAATCCCTGGGAGTTAA
- a CDS encoding DUF4136 domain-containing protein, whose protein sequence is MKQKLLKITLVLTLGLFAISCSPGGADFIDELDLVYTNYDVSYDFQSKSTYSLPDKVVLITDDFIGGEPGDEPEYLDPKYGNLILSSIRSNMNDLGYTEVNSSVNPDLIILPSVSQTDKIYYYYDWWYWSWFYPGWGPGWGWWYPGYYPPTITRYRTGTLLMQMTDPNAIDETEKVPVLWTGIFNGLIEGSENSINNRVNASINQAFDQSPYLAK, encoded by the coding sequence ATGAAACAAAAATTACTCAAAATTACCCTTGTACTCACTCTGGGATTGTTTGCAATATCCTGTAGCCCGGGTGGAGCGGATTTTATCGACGAATTGGACTTAGTATACACCAACTATGATGTTAGCTATGATTTTCAATCCAAATCAACGTATTCCCTCCCAGACAAAGTAGTGTTAATCACAGATGACTTTATCGGTGGAGAGCCTGGTGATGAGCCGGAATACCTTGATCCAAAGTATGGCAACCTAATTTTATCTTCCATAAGAAGTAATATGAATGATTTAGGATACACAGAAGTTAATTCATCTGTAAATCCTGATTTAATTATTTTGCCATCAGTTTCTCAAACTGACAAGATTTATTATTACTATGATTGGTGGTATTGGAGTTGGTTTTACCCAGGATGGGGCCCAGGATGGGGCTGGTGGTATCCAGGTTATTACCCGCCCACTATTACAAGATATAGGACAGGAACTTTGCTAATGCAAATGACTGATCCAAATGCAATAGATGAGACTGAAAAAGTCCCAGTTCTTTGGACAGGTATTTTTAATGGATTAATAGAAGGAAGTGAAAACAGCATTAACAATCGTGTAAATGCAAGTATTAATCAAGCCTTCGATCAATCACCATATTTAGCAAAATAA
- a CDS encoding BamA/TamA family outer membrane protein gives MKQLLTIIIFLIHFGNSYAQDSVTYQPNQIRDFKIVPLPAIGSNPANGWLFGVAPSATWRMGNPEDTHLSNLVGNFLYTTKKQWIFSARSNIFLSEDKWILWGDWRYFITSQPTFGLGSDAPNAPTENPNQTGVLWGEQQMDFSWFRFYEAVLKRISDSKFYLGIGYHLDIYSKIENFLDTETGPSELRFSHDYYNAQLGFNEDRYTLSGITINGLYENRDVAVSPYEKNFALVSYKINPTFLGSDKTSSTLLLDYRHYFNLSEKRKRHLIGVWGLGNFLVSGDLPYMSLPAIGYDTFGRGGRGYAQGRFRGETMVYAETEYRFPLQKEKETFGGTVFINASSFGSKMTQEKLLENINAAYGVGLRVMINKENRTTITADYGFGKKGNSGFYLNVNETF, from the coding sequence ATGAAACAACTCCTGACTATAATCATTTTTCTAATCCACTTTGGAAATAGTTATGCTCAGGACTCTGTTACCTACCAACCAAATCAAATTAGGGACTTCAAAATCGTCCCCTTGCCTGCCATAGGCTCCAATCCTGCCAATGGTTGGTTATTTGGTGTTGCTCCATCTGCTACTTGGCGCATGGGCAATCCTGAAGACACCCATTTATCCAATTTGGTGGGGAATTTTTTATATACCACTAAAAAACAATGGATTTTTAGTGCTAGATCGAACATTTTCCTTTCTGAAGACAAATGGATTTTATGGGGAGATTGGAGGTATTTTATCACTTCACAGCCTACGTTTGGATTGGGAAGTGACGCACCAAATGCCCCCACAGAAAATCCTAATCAAACAGGGGTCCTTTGGGGTGAGCAGCAAATGGACTTTTCTTGGTTTAGATTCTATGAAGCAGTTTTAAAAAGAATCAGTGACTCTAAATTTTATCTAGGTATCGGTTACCACTTGGACATTTATTCCAAAATAGAGAATTTCCTTGATACGGAAACCGGGCCATCCGAATTGAGGTTTTCTCATGATTATTATAATGCTCAATTGGGGTTTAATGAAGATCGTTATACCTTATCTGGCATCACCATCAATGGACTATATGAAAATCGAGATGTAGCAGTCTCTCCTTATGAGAAAAATTTTGCACTGGTTTCTTATAAAATAAATCCAACGTTTTTGGGATCTGACAAAACTTCCTCCACCCTCCTCTTGGATTACCGGCATTACTTTAACTTAAGTGAAAAACGGAAAAGACACCTCATCGGAGTATGGGGATTAGGAAACTTTTTAGTTTCAGGTGATCTTCCTTATATGAGTTTACCTGCAATAGGCTATGACACTTTTGGACGGGGAGGAAGAGGCTATGCGCAAGGAAGATTTAGAGGAGAAACCATGGTTTATGCTGAAACTGAATATCGTTTCCCTTTACAAAAAGAGAAAGAAACGTTCGGAGGAACAGTTTTCATCAATGCCTCTTCTTTTGGAAGTAAAATGACCCAAGAGAAACTTTTGGAAAACATTAATGCGGCATATGGGGTTGGACTACGTGTGATGATCAATAAGGAAAACAGAACCACCATTACCGCAGATTATGGTTTTGGCAAAAAAGGAAATTCAGGATTTTACCTGAATGTGAATGAAACATTTTAA